One window of Candidatus Limnocylindria bacterium genomic DNA carries:
- a CDS encoding MBL fold metallo-hydrolase, with protein MRGQCPGPLDERAGGFHCTERDLQRSSRALSDLVAPGIRRIPIPLPIRGLSIVNAYLVEAAHGWSLVDAGLHTAEAEHALRSGLADAGIGPEDVQRVFVTHLHPDHMGMAGTLERAGAEVLMHTPEIAAARRTWSKGHEAIDATYDWFVRHGMPRDVDEGMRQAWIAMGERVDDLEHVGGVDDGESVDLGGRATRLRWTPGHTDYHAVLIDERDGVLFAGDHVLPRITSNIGLYPSSRDDPLGDFLGALTRLRDLPVKRVLPAHGDPFDDLAGRVDELLAHHATRLEVTVAAVGTAERDAYAIARIVFPVLRSAHEERFALAETLAHLRHLDRKGRVREIDGSPARWRTT; from the coding sequence TTGAGAGGGCAGTGTCCTGGGCCGCTAGACGAACGGGCCGGAGGCTTCCATTGTACCGAGCGTGACCTGCAGCGGTCGTCCCGCGCGCTGAGCGATCTTGTCGCGCCGGGCATCCGGCGTATCCCCATTCCCCTCCCCATACGCGGTCTCTCGATCGTCAACGCCTACCTCGTCGAGGCAGCGCACGGCTGGAGCCTCGTTGACGCCGGTCTTCACACCGCTGAGGCCGAGCACGCGCTCCGAAGCGGACTCGCCGACGCGGGCATCGGCCCCGAAGACGTGCAGCGCGTCTTCGTCACGCACCTCCATCCCGATCACATGGGCATGGCCGGCACGCTCGAGCGCGCGGGCGCCGAAGTGCTCATGCACACACCCGAGATCGCCGCGGCTCGGCGCACCTGGTCGAAGGGGCACGAAGCGATCGACGCGACGTACGACTGGTTCGTGCGCCACGGCATGCCGCGCGACGTCGACGAGGGCATGCGACAAGCCTGGATCGCGATGGGCGAGCGCGTCGACGATCTCGAGCACGTCGGCGGCGTCGACGACGGCGAGAGCGTGGATCTCGGCGGCCGCGCGACGCGACTTCGCTGGACACCGGGGCACACCGATTACCACGCGGTGCTCATCGACGAACGCGATGGCGTGCTATTCGCCGGCGATCACGTGCTTCCACGGATCACGTCGAACATCGGGCTTTACCCATCGTCACGCGACGATCCGCTCGGCGACTTCCTCGGCGCCCTCACAAGGCTGCGCGACCTGCCGGTGAAGCGCGTCCTACCGGCGCACGGCGATCCGTTCGACGATCTCGCCGGCCGTGTGGACGAGCTGCTCGCCCATCATGCGACGCGACTCGAAGTGACTGTCGCCGCGGTCGGTACCGCCGAGCGCGACGCCTATGCCATCGCGCGGATCGTATTCCCTGTTCTGCGCTCGGCGCACGAGGAGCGCTTCGCGCTCGCGGAGACCCTCGCGCACCTACGGCACCTGGATCGGAAGGGTCGCGTGCGCGAGATCGACGGATCACCCGCGCGCTGGCGAACGACCTAG